From one Bradyrhizobium sp. Ash2021 genomic stretch:
- a CDS encoding sigma-70 family RNA polymerase sigma factor: protein MPVKASDDNPEKARRFREAALPYLDDAYTLARYLLRNAADAEDAVQECYLRAFKHFDSYRGPAMKPWLFAILRNVCRAEYARRATTPTSAIEDVPESAEQAPLWHETQETPEAQVLRRWDSDTIRRLVAALAEPFRETFVLREIQNLSYREIADVAEVPVGTVMSRLARARAMLRSAWMAEQEQVK, encoded by the coding sequence ATGCCCGTCAAAGCATCCGACGACAATCCCGAAAAGGCGCGGCGGTTTCGCGAAGCCGCACTGCCGTATCTGGATGACGCCTATACGCTGGCGCGCTATCTGCTTCGCAACGCCGCCGACGCCGAGGACGCGGTGCAGGAATGTTACCTGCGCGCCTTCAAGCATTTCGACAGCTATCGCGGGCCGGCGATGAAGCCGTGGCTGTTCGCGATCCTCCGCAATGTCTGCCGCGCCGAATATGCACGCCGGGCAACCACGCCGACCAGCGCGATCGAGGACGTGCCCGAGAGCGCCGAACAGGCGCCGCTGTGGCACGAAACCCAGGAAACGCCGGAGGCGCAGGTGTTGCGCCGCTGGGATTCGGACACCATCCGCCGGCTGGTGGCCGCGCTCGCCGAACCGTTCCGGGAGACTTTTGTGCTGCGGGAAATCCAGAATCTTTCATACCGCGAAATCGCCGATGTCGCCGAGGTGCCGGTCGGCACCGTGATGTCCCGGCTCGCGCGCGCCCGCGCCATGCTGCGATCGGCATGGATGGCGGAACAGGAGCAAGTGAAATGA
- the dcd gene encoding dCTP deaminase has translation MILTDREIRNSLEANLFDILPRPSLEAYSSTTVDLTLSPVLRVYRSQPTGLKSAIDPSQPGFNAIKLINQLTDVADIDDKNGYDLPPGVLVLGWTLETIDLKDHCRLAARVEGKSSLARVGLGIHVTAPIIHTGFKAPIQLEMINHGPLPICLRKGMRICQIVFEQTLGMPDRSYKGQFLGQTAT, from the coding sequence TTGATTTTAACAGATCGCGAAATTCGAAATTCTCTGGAAGCAAACCTCTTCGATATTCTTCCGAGGCCATCTCTCGAAGCATACTCGTCAACTACGGTTGACCTCACTTTGAGTCCGGTACTACGGGTTTACAGATCGCAACCCACCGGACTCAAAAGCGCGATTGATCCATCGCAGCCTGGATTCAACGCCATTAAACTGATCAACCAACTCACGGACGTCGCCGATATTGACGATAAGAATGGGTACGATCTCCCTCCCGGAGTTCTGGTTCTAGGTTGGACGCTAGAAACTATCGATCTCAAGGATCACTGTCGGTTGGCTGCTAGAGTTGAGGGGAAAAGCTCGCTAGCGCGCGTCGGACTTGGCATTCATGTCACCGCACCGATCATTCACACCGGCTTTAAAGCGCCCATTCAACTTGAGATGATCAATCACGGGCCGCTTCCGATTTGCCTGCGCAAAGGAATGCGTATTTGCCAGATCGTGTTTGAACAAACACTCGGCATGCCTGACCGCTCCTATAAGGGGCAGTTTCTTGGACAAACCGCGACTTAG
- a CDS encoding M20 aminoacylase family protein, whose protein sequence is MPIVNRVADLQPDIQAWRRDIHENPELLYEVHRTAAFVADRLREFGCDEVATGLGRTGVVGVIKGKKPAGNGDIRVIGLRADMDALPIEEETNLPYASKTPGLMHACGHDGHTAMLLGAARYLAETRNFAGDAVVIFQPAEEGGAGADAMIKDGLMDRFGIEQVYGMHNGPGIPVGSFAIRPGPIMAATDSIDIRIEGLGGHAARPHKCIDSVLVGSQLITALQSIVARTIDPLDSAVISICEFHAGNARNVIPQTAELRGTVRTLTQEVRELVEKRVREVVAGVAQMTGARIDLVYERGYPVTKNHASQTDIAIRVAKEIAGDANVMEAPPMMGAEDFSYMLQARPGAFIFCGNGDTAGLHHPAYNFNDDAIVYGTSYWIKLVENTLAA, encoded by the coding sequence ATGCCCATCGTCAACCGCGTCGCCGATCTGCAACCCGATATCCAGGCCTGGCGCCGCGATATCCATGAAAACCCCGAATTGCTGTACGAGGTGCACCGCACTGCGGCATTCGTGGCGGATCGCCTGCGCGAATTTGGCTGCGATGAGGTCGCCACCGGTCTCGGCCGCACCGGCGTGGTCGGCGTCATCAAGGGCAAGAAGCCCGCCGGCAACGGCGACATCAGGGTGATCGGGCTGCGGGCCGACATGGATGCGCTGCCGATCGAAGAGGAAACCAACCTTCCTTACGCCTCCAAGACGCCGGGTCTGATGCACGCCTGCGGCCATGACGGCCACACCGCGATGCTGCTCGGCGCCGCCCGCTACCTCGCCGAGACCCGGAACTTTGCCGGCGATGCGGTCGTGATTTTCCAGCCGGCGGAAGAAGGCGGCGCCGGCGCGGACGCGATGATCAAGGATGGGCTGATGGACCGCTTTGGCATCGAGCAGGTTTACGGCATGCATAATGGTCCGGGAATTCCGGTCGGCTCGTTCGCGATCCGGCCAGGTCCGATCATGGCCGCAACCGATTCGATCGATATCAGGATCGAAGGCCTTGGCGGTCACGCCGCGCGGCCGCACAAATGCATCGACTCGGTTCTGGTCGGCTCGCAGCTGATCACCGCGCTGCAATCGATCGTCGCGCGCACCATCGATCCCCTGGACTCGGCGGTGATCTCGATCTGCGAGTTTCATGCCGGCAATGCCCGCAACGTGATCCCGCAGACCGCCGAGTTGCGGGGCACCGTGCGCACCCTGACCCAGGAAGTCCGGGAATTGGTCGAGAAGCGCGTCCGCGAAGTCGTGGCCGGTGTCGCGCAGATGACCGGCGCCAGGATCGATCTGGTTTATGAGCGCGGCTATCCCGTGACGAAAAATCACGCCTCGCAGACCGATATCGCGATTCGGGTGGCCAAGGAAATCGCCGGCGACGCCAATGTCATGGAAGCGCCGCCGATGATGGGCGCGGAAGATTTCTCCTATATGCTGCAGGCGCGGCCGGGCGCGTTCATCTTCTGCGGCAATGGCGACACCGCCGGATTGCACCACCCCGCCTATAATTTCAACGACGATGCGATCGTGTACGGCACCTCGTACTGGATCAAGCTGGTCGAGAACACGCTGGCGGCGTGA
- a CDS encoding metallophosphoesterase: protein MSHHDHHDDENPGVSRRRVLECMTWAGTGVLWTVTGGVPRSLGLVDSAEAAEPAGMTFLQISDSHVGFDKPANPNALGTLEEAINKIKAIPTKPSFMIHTGDITHLSKAAEFDNAERIISQAKLDVHYVPGEHDFIDEEVKLYKERYGKGTKGAGWYSFDAGGVHFVGLVNVVDLKAGGLGNLGNEQLEWLEDDLKGKSKSTPVVLFAHIPLWTVYPQWGWGTEDGARALEYVKGFGSVTVLNGHIHQVMQKVEGNVTFHTARSTAFPQPAPGTAPSPGPMKVEDAKLRGLLGVASINFKQNNQPLAIIDTPLQG from the coding sequence ATGAGCCACCACGATCATCACGACGACGAAAACCCGGGCGTCAGCCGCCGCCGCGTCCTGGAATGCATGACCTGGGCGGGCACTGGCGTGCTCTGGACGGTTACGGGCGGCGTGCCCCGTTCGCTCGGACTTGTCGACTCCGCGGAGGCCGCCGAACCGGCCGGAATGACCTTCCTGCAGATCAGCGACAGCCATGTCGGCTTCGACAAGCCGGCCAATCCCAACGCGCTCGGCACGCTCGAGGAAGCCATCAACAAGATCAAGGCGATCCCGACCAAGCCGTCGTTCATGATCCACACCGGCGACATCACCCATCTGTCGAAGGCCGCCGAATTCGACAACGCCGAACGCATCATCTCGCAGGCCAAGCTTGACGTGCATTACGTGCCCGGCGAGCACGATTTCATCGACGAAGAGGTCAAGCTCTACAAGGAGCGTTACGGCAAGGGCACCAAGGGCGCCGGCTGGTATTCGTTCGACGCCGGCGGCGTGCATTTCGTCGGTCTCGTCAACGTGGTTGACCTCAAGGCCGGTGGCCTCGGCAATCTCGGCAACGAACAGCTCGAATGGCTGGAGGACGACCTCAAGGGGAAATCGAAGTCGACCCCGGTCGTGCTGTTTGCCCATATCCCGCTCTGGACGGTGTATCCGCAGTGGGGCTGGGGCACCGAGGACGGCGCCCGCGCGCTGGAATACGTCAAGGGTTTCGGCTCGGTGACGGTGCTCAACGGCCATATCCACCAGGTGATGCAGAAGGTCGAAGGCAACGTCACCTTCCACACCGCGCGCTCGACCGCCTTCCCGCAGCCGGCGCCGGGCACCGCCCCCTCGCCCGGACCGATGAAGGTCGAAGACGCCAAGCTTCGCGGCCTGCTCGGCGTCGCCAGCATCAACTTCAAACAGAACAACCAGCCCCTCGCGATCATCGACACCCCGCTGCAGGGCTGA
- a CDS encoding anti-sigma factor — MTCDEAEVLLHALIDGELDAGHARDVETHIAGCQHCAAALSDYREMSKAVADADLRYKAPPELRQRIEAALPQPQAQVVPMPSRRAVLRGFAMGSAVSALAATGLVAIVLRNDDMERIQSEVVSAHLRSLQAGHLIDVTSTDQHTVKPWFNGKLDVSPPVIDLTAQGFTLIGGRLDYVDARAIGAVVYRRRQHVINLFVAQTASTERRSAKIETVQGFNIRHWSNRGLNYWAVSDLAKDELAEFGDKFEAAMGSNTG; from the coding sequence ATGACCTGCGACGAAGCCGAAGTTCTTCTTCACGCGCTGATTGACGGCGAACTCGACGCCGGACATGCGCGCGACGTCGAAACCCATATTGCAGGCTGCCAGCACTGTGCGGCGGCGCTGAGCGACTATCGCGAAATGAGCAAGGCGGTGGCGGACGCCGATCTGCGCTACAAGGCGCCGCCTGAATTGCGCCAGCGCATCGAGGCCGCGCTGCCGCAACCCCAGGCGCAGGTGGTGCCGATGCCGAGCCGGCGCGCGGTGCTGCGCGGCTTTGCGATGGGATCGGCGGTGTCAGCGCTGGCCGCGACCGGGCTCGTCGCCATCGTGCTGCGCAACGACGATATGGAGCGGATCCAGTCCGAGGTGGTGTCGGCGCATCTGCGCTCGCTGCAGGCGGGACATCTCATCGACGTGACCTCCACCGACCAGCACACGGTAAAGCCTTGGTTCAATGGCAAGCTCGACGTGTCGCCGCCGGTGATCGACCTGACCGCGCAGGGCTTTACGCTGATCGGCGGCCGGCTCGATTACGTCGACGCCCGCGCCATCGGCGCGGTGGTCTACCGAAGGCGCCAGCACGTGATCAATCTGTTCGTGGCGCAGACCGCCAGCACCGAACGCCGCTCGGCGAAAATCGAAACGGTGCAGGGCTTCAATATCCGGCACTGGAGCAATCGGGGATTGAACTACTGGGCGGTCAGCGATCTCGCCAAGGACGAACTCGCCGAATTCGGCGACAAGTTCGAGGCCGCAATGGGAAGCAATACCGGCTAG
- a CDS encoding GMC family oxidoreductase N-terminal domain-containing protein has protein sequence MPRRLEGDFDYIVVGAGTAGCIMANRLSADANNRVLILEAGGNDNWIWFHIPVGYLFAIGNPRSDWMFKTEAEPGLNGRALAYPRGKVIGGSSAINAMISMRGQAADYDHWRQLGLTGWGYDDVLPHFRRLEDHFLGESEHHGTGGGWRIEAPRLSWDILDAVGDAAVEMGVPRIADFNTGDNEGVSYFHVNQKRGRRWSSARGFLKPVLNRANLRLEKNVLVDRLIVEHGRAVGVRFMQGGEVVEARTKGEVILCAGSIGSTQVLHRSGIGPADWLSPLGIDVVLDKSGVGRNLQDHLQQRAIYKVQGVRTLNETYYNLFRRGLMGLDYAFRRRGPLTMAPSQLGIFTRSDATRERANIQFHVQPLSLDKFGDPLHRFPAITVSACNLQPTSRGTVRIRSAQPDEKPAIAPNYLSTDDDRQVAADAIRTTRRLMKQKTLSKYHPQEFLPGPAVGDDDASLAKAAGDIGTTIFHPVGTAKMGAASDPAAVVDERLRFYGIAGLRIADASVMPTITSGNTNTPTAMIADKGAAMILEDSR, from the coding sequence ATGCCGCGCAGGCTTGAAGGTGATTTCGACTATATCGTCGTCGGCGCGGGCACGGCCGGCTGCATCATGGCCAACCGGCTGTCGGCCGACGCCAACAACCGCGTGCTGATCCTGGAGGCCGGCGGCAACGACAACTGGATCTGGTTTCACATCCCGGTCGGCTATCTCTTTGCGATCGGCAATCCCCGTTCGGACTGGATGTTCAAGACCGAGGCCGAACCCGGCCTCAATGGCCGCGCGCTGGCCTATCCCCGCGGCAAGGTGATCGGCGGCTCCTCGGCCATCAACGCCATGATCTCGATGCGCGGACAGGCCGCCGATTACGATCACTGGCGTCAGCTCGGCCTCACCGGCTGGGGCTATGACGACGTGCTGCCGCACTTCCGGCGGCTGGAAGATCACTTTCTCGGCGAGAGCGAACATCATGGCACCGGCGGCGGCTGGCGCATCGAGGCGCCGCGGCTGTCCTGGGACATTCTGGATGCGGTCGGCGACGCCGCGGTGGAAATGGGCGTCCCCCGGATCGCCGATTTCAACACCGGCGACAATGAGGGCGTCAGCTATTTCCACGTCAACCAGAAGCGCGGACGGCGCTGGTCCTCGGCACGCGGTTTTCTCAAACCGGTGCTGAACCGCGCCAATCTGCGGCTGGAGAAGAACGTGCTGGTCGATCGCCTGATCGTCGAGCACGGCCGCGCCGTCGGCGTGCGGTTCATGCAAGGCGGCGAGGTCGTCGAGGCCCGCACCAAAGGCGAGGTGATCCTCTGCGCCGGTTCGATCGGATCGACGCAGGTGCTGCACCGCTCCGGCATCGGCCCTGCGGACTGGCTCAGCCCGCTCGGCATCGACGTCGTGCTCGACAAGTCCGGCGTCGGGCGCAATTTGCAGGACCATCTGCAGCAGCGCGCGATCTACAAGGTGCAAGGCGTCCGCACGCTGAACGAGACCTACTACAATTTGTTCCGCCGCGGCCTGATGGGCCTCGACTATGCCTTCCGCCGCCGCGGGCCGTTGACCATGGCGCCGTCGCAGCTCGGTATCTTCACCCGCTCGGACGCTACCCGCGAGCGCGCCAACATCCAGTTCCATGTGCAGCCGCTGTCGCTCGACAAGTTCGGCGATCCCCTGCACCGTTTTCCCGCGATCACGGTCAGCGCCTGCAATCTGCAGCCGACCTCGCGCGGCACCGTGCGCATCCGCTCGGCGCAGCCCGACGAAAAGCCCGCGATCGCGCCGAACTATCTCTCGACCGACGACGACCGCCAGGTCGCCGCCGACGCCATCCGCACCACACGGCGGCTGATGAAGCAGAAGACGCTTTCGAAATATCACCCGCAGGAATTTTTGCCGGGCCCTGCCGTCGGCGACGACGATGCCTCGCTGGCCAAAGCCGCCGGCGATATCGGCACCACCATCTTCCATCCCGTCGGCACCGCGAAGATGGGCGCGGCGTCGGACCCGGCGGCCGTCGTCGACGAACGGCTGCGGTTTTACGGGATCGCGGGCCTTCGCATAGCCGATGCTTCGGTGATGCCGACGATCACCTCGGGCAATACCAACACGCCGACGGCGATGATTGCCGATAAGGGCGCCGCGATGATTTTGGAGGATTCGCGATAA
- a CDS encoding cupredoxin family copper-binding protein, with protein sequence MISATLRSLGRQRLGIRRLGIRSLGLAIAAAMLLHVNFASAEDAKVETAKVEDTKVMIDNFTFEPAQLTVKVGTTVTWTNRDDIPHTIVSAGKFRSKTMDTDGTFSFTFTTAGEYKYFCSLHPHMTGTVKVE encoded by the coding sequence ATGATATCGGCAACTCTCCGCAGCCTTGGTCGTCAAAGGCTTGGCATTCGAAGGCTTGGCATTCGAAGCCTCGGCCTGGCCATCGCTGCGGCCATGCTCCTGCATGTCAATTTCGCCAGTGCTGAAGACGCCAAGGTCGAAACCGCCAAGGTCGAAGACACCAAGGTGATGATCGACAATTTCACCTTCGAGCCGGCACAGCTCACGGTGAAGGTCGGCACGACCGTGACCTGGACCAACCGCGACGACATTCCGCATACGATTGTCTCCGCGGGCAAGTTCAGATCGAAGACCATGGATACCGACGGCACCTTCTCGTTCACGTTCACGACAGCCGGCGAATACAAGTATTTTTGCTCGCTGCATCCGCATATGACAGGGACAGTCAAGGTTGAATAG
- a CDS encoding inorganic phosphate transporter, translating to MSDMALPGSIEPALRKGPDLDKGFHPLTGIIYMGVVAAALLFVAYSIYSDIYATGTRVTSYMPYILLFVALLIALGFEFVNGFHDTANAVATVIYTRSLPAHIAVVWSGMFNLFGVLLSSGAVAFGIVSLLPVELILQVGSSAGFAMVFALLISAIIWNVGTWYLGLPASSSHTLIGSIMGVGITNALLRGRDGTSGVDWSQAGNIAKALLLSPLFGFALAAILLYVLKLILQRATPALFGEPKGDQPPPWWIRGVLILTCTLVSFFHGSNDGQKGMGLIMLILIGTVPTAYALNRAMPASQIEQFTANSMTASKVIEGKAAGYNVIGNPRPAVTNYVAQHQINEGTYPSLAVLVRDIGTQVTQYGSLAKFPAETVGNTRNDMYLVSEAIRFLMKDKEAELSSADVATLNSYKGSLDAATKFIPGWVKFVVAIALGLGTMVGWKRIVVTVGEKIGKTHLTYAQGACAEITAAATIAAADGYGLPVSTTHVLSSGIAGTMAANGSGLQWSTIRNIAMAWVLTLPAAMMISGALYFVFYHLF from the coding sequence ATGAGCGATATGGCATTACCCGGTTCGATCGAACCCGCATTGCGGAAGGGTCCGGATCTCGACAAAGGCTTTCATCCACTGACCGGCATTATCTACATGGGGGTGGTCGCTGCCGCCCTGCTGTTCGTTGCCTACAGCATCTATTCCGACATCTATGCGACCGGCACGCGCGTCACCTCCTACATGCCCTATATCCTGCTCTTCGTCGCCTTGCTGATCGCGCTCGGCTTCGAATTCGTCAATGGCTTTCACGACACCGCCAATGCGGTCGCCACCGTCATCTATACCCGCTCGCTGCCGGCGCACATTGCCGTGGTCTGGTCGGGCATGTTCAATCTGTTCGGCGTGCTGCTTTCCAGCGGCGCCGTCGCCTTCGGCATCGTGTCGTTGCTCCCGGTCGAACTGATCCTGCAGGTCGGCAGCAGCGCGGGTTTCGCCATGGTGTTCGCGCTGCTGATCTCGGCCATCATCTGGAACGTGGGCACCTGGTATCTCGGGCTGCCGGCATCGAGTTCGCACACCCTGATCGGATCGATCATGGGTGTCGGCATCACCAACGCGCTGTTGCGCGGCCGCGACGGCACTTCCGGCGTGGACTGGTCGCAGGCCGGCAATATCGCCAAGGCGCTGCTGCTGTCGCCGCTGTTCGGCTTCGCGCTGGCCGCGATCCTGCTCTATGTCCTCAAGCTCATCTTGCAGCGCGCGACGCCTGCGCTGTTCGGAGAGCCGAAGGGCGACCAGCCGCCGCCATGGTGGATCCGGGGCGTCCTGATCCTCACCTGCACGCTGGTCAGCTTCTTCCACGGCTCCAATGACGGTCAGAAGGGCATGGGCCTCATCATGCTCATCCTGATCGGTACGGTGCCGACGGCCTATGCGCTCAACCGGGCAATGCCCGCGAGCCAGATCGAACAGTTCACGGCGAATTCGATGACCGCAAGCAAGGTCATCGAGGGCAAGGCCGCCGGTTACAACGTCATCGGCAACCCGCGGCCGGCCGTGACCAACTATGTCGCGCAGCACCAGATCAACGAGGGCACCTATCCGTCATTGGCGGTGCTGGTGCGCGACATCGGCACCCAGGTCACCCAGTATGGATCGCTGGCGAAATTCCCGGCGGAGACCGTCGGCAACACCCGCAACGACATGTACCTGGTCTCCGAGGCCATCCGCTTTCTGATGAAGGACAAGGAAGCCGAACTCTCCAGCGCCGATGTTGCCACGCTCAACAGCTACAAAGGCTCGCTCGACGCTGCTACGAAGTTCATTCCGGGCTGGGTGAAGTTCGTCGTCGCCATCGCGCTCGGCCTCGGCACCATGGTCGGCTGGAAGCGCATCGTCGTCACCGTCGGCGAGAAGATCGGCAAGACCCACCTGACCTACGCGCAGGGCGCCTGTGCCGAAATCACGGCGGCCGCGACCATCGCAGCGGCCGACGGCTACGGACTGCCGGTTTCAACCACGCACGTGCTGTCGTCCGGCATCGCCGGCACGATGGCGGCCAACGGAAGTGGGCTGCAATGGTCGACGATCCGCAACATCGCCATGGCCTGGGTACTGACCCTGCCGGCCGCGATGATGATCTCGGGCGCGCTGTACTTCGTGTTCTACCATCTGTTCTGA